In Rosa chinensis cultivar Old Blush chromosome 1, RchiOBHm-V2, whole genome shotgun sequence, a genomic segment contains:
- the LOC112177200 gene encoding uncharacterized protein LOC112177200: MAGSTPKNTIRCHHCAGPLSKEMETSAWTVPPLIRDSFSMIGSAVGGTVSAFYGFNYVMPIVQRRVKGPMWLHFFIGAPPVIVFSSACTGLAGGAIPAVVQLASSSYHAAVSSSSLPPATSQDEKIHKSRNSSTL, translated from the exons ATGGCTGGTTCCACTCCTAAAAATACCATTAGATGTCATCATTGTGCCGGTCCTCTTTCTAAGGAGATGGAAACTAGTGCATGGACAGTCCCACCTCTTATCAGGGATAGCTTCTCTATG ATTGGCTCTGCTGTTGGTGGTACAGTAAGTGCTTTTTATGGATTCAATTATG TGATGCCTATTGTTCAGAGACGGGTAAAAGGACCTATGTGGTTACATTTTTTCATTGGT GCTCCTCCCGTCATTGTATTCTCTTCAGCTTGTACTGGTTTGGCAG GTGGTGCAATTCCAGCTGTGGTCCAACTTGCTTCGTCATCTTATCATGCAGCTGTCTCATCCTCCTCGTTGCCTCCTGCGACTTCTCAAGATGAGAAGATTCACAAGTCCAGAAATTCCTCTACACTGTGA